GTCCGGGCCGCCATCAAGTCTGGGAAGCCGATCGAGGGCCGGACGGATCGACGGTCAGACGCCGGGACAATCCACCTGAACGCGGTCGATACGTCAGGCCTGACAGTTGCCCTGACGTTCACCCACGGCGAATACTTCGGAGCCCAGGTGACGGTAGACGGACTCGGGCTACTGCTCGGGCACGGACTGAGTCGGTTCGACCCACGGACCGGCCGGACGAATTCGCCGGCCCCCGGCAAGCGCCCGCTCCACAACATGTGCCCCACGGTCGTCACCCGGACCGACAACCCGGTCCTGGCGGTCGGTGCGATCGGCGGGCGGCGGATCGTGAACGCCGTCCTTCGGGGCGTGGCCGGATTCGTCGCGGAAGGCCTGTCGGTGCCCGACGCAGTCGCCGCTCCACGGGTTCACACCGAGGGCGATCTCGCGGTCCTGACTGCCCCGAAACACCCGGCGGTCGACCACCTCAAAGCGGTCGGCTATCGGGTGACCGCTGGGGCCGTCGCGACGCTCACCGCCCTCGGCCGCGATGCGACGACGGGCACCCCGCAACCGGCGGTTCGTTGATCAGATAAACCGATGCAAATTACGATATTATTACAGTATATTATAAATAGCCATGGAATCTGTGGGAATGAGCCTGGATCATATATCTTCCAGTCCGAAGAGTCATCCGTCGGCCGCGAAACGTAAGGCCGGCAGGTCCGTCAAAAAACTTGTCGCACTGGTCCGGACGCCCCAATAGTCGCGTTCCTTCTGCACCACGTTGTGAAAGCCTCTTGTCCGATCCGCCCGTCAAATTATGGACTTATCAAGTATCCCCGGTGGCTGGCGCTTCAGCCGACGCGACCTGACAGAGAAAGACCTGATTAAGTCATACCTTCCAACGGCCATTTCTTTGCCAGCAATGTTGACTAAGAGCATGTTACTGGTCATATTTACTAAAGGAAGGAGCCGGATCCAAAGTTGGGTCGGCTAAGAAGCTCTCGAACTCTCATGAGAAATGATCATGCGTAAGTTTTTGCTGGCGGGTCTGACCGCGGCGTTCACGGTCGGCTTGGCCCTGGCGGGTGAAGTCGCGTTCGTGAAATACGACGCCGAAAAGAAGGCATTGACAGTCAAGGAGGGGGACGCGGAAGCTACGTACACGGTCACGGACGACACCAAGGCGAAGCGCGGGGAGAAGGACGCGAAGCTGGAAAACGTGTTGAAATACTTCGGCGAGAAGGCCAAAGAAGGCGCCAAATTCGAGATCATCGTGGACAAGGACAAGAAGACGCTGACCGAGATTAAACTGCCGGGCAAAAAGTAAGATTCCCGTTCGTCTGGTAGATAAGACACGAACGAAAACTGAAGGCTCTCGGGCTCGAATCTCGCACGCTCTCGGCAAACCACCGACTCCTCATCGCGTGGGTTCCGCGGTTCCATCTCTCTTCGTGTAACTCGCAAACCGGCGTCGGCCCGGTGTGGTGACGTCCGCTTTCAAACACCAACCGTTGGGTGGTGTTGGCGGGGGCGCACGCACCGGCCGACCGCTCGGGATCGACCTATCAGAAGGATCGTTCGGCTATGCGATATTCCCAGACGACGCGAACCCGTCGGTTTGCCGCGATCGTTGGCGCGGCCCTGCTCGGATCGACGGGTTGCTCACGTTCCGACAGACCCGCTTACCCGGTCGAGTTCGAGGTGCTGGCGCAAGGCAAGCCGGCGGCGGGGGCGACCGTCGTTCTTCACCCGGTCGGACAGATCGATCCCAAGACGCCGCTGCCGACGGGCAAGGTCGACGACAAGGGGACCGTCAGGCTGAGCACGTTTACCCAAGACGATGGGGCACCCCCGGGCCAATACACGATCACGGTGGACTGGCGGGAAGTGAGGAAGGTGACTGTTGGATCGGACCAGATCCGGGAACTATCCCCGGACAAGCTGAAGGGACGGTACGGCAAACCCGACGCGCCCGCGGCCCCGCGTGTCACCGTCGAGAAGCAGCCGAACAAGCTTCCTCCACTGCAACTTTGATTTCCCAACACACCGCCTACCACCCACAACGGAGCCTCAGATGCCCCGCCTGCCCCGCCTGCCCCGCCTGCGTCGCTGCGCGTTCACGCTCATCGAACTGCTGGTTGTCATTGCGATTATCGCGATTTTGATCGGGTTGCTGCTCCCCGCGGTCCAGAAGGTTCGCGAGGCGGCTTCCCGTTTGAAGTGCCAGAATAACCTCAAGCAACTTGGTCTGGCTTTCCACAATTACGAAAACACCAACGGCTACTTCCACTCGTCCGAAAACCGCCAGATCAACACCGGCGATCCGACGCCGACGCAACTCTCGTGGCTCTGCTGGCTGCTGCCGTACATCGAGCAGGGGAACATCCACCTGAACCTGAATTACTTCAGTGGGTGGAACAACGACCCGAACAACACCCCGCTCGGGGCGATCCCGATCAAGATCGACATCTGCCCGTCGTCCAGTCCGGAGGTTCGCGTCGGGGTCTACAACAACGGCGCCGGGAACAACTTCGCTTACGGGGATTACGTGCCGGTCGAGAAGGTCGACCCGGCCGCCCCCGGAGCCCAGGTCACGTACGTGGCGGGGTCGCGGGCCCAGGGGTTTGGCATCCTGTCGAACATTAACCGGTCCGCCGCGGGCGCTGCCACCTACGTCGAAGGGATATATACGCGGAAAATCACGGAAATCACCGACGGTACCTCCGCCACGATTTTGCTCGTGGAAGACGCGGGTCGGCCGCAGCTCTATCACGCGGGCAAGTTGGCGGGCGATCCGAGTACCACCCCGACCGGCGGCGGCGCCTGGATTCGGCCCAGCGCGAGCGAGATCAGCAGTTTCACCGGTTCGTCCTACGACGGTACCACGGTCCCCGGGCCGTGCGCGATCAACTGCACGAACGACAACCTGCCGTATTCCCTGCACACCGGCGGCATCAACCTGTTGTTCTGCGACGGGTCGGTCAAGTTCGTCAGCAACAGCATCACCGTCCAGACTTTTGCCGCTTTGATCACGTTCTCCGGCGGCGAGATCCTGGGCGATTTTTGACACGACCGTTTACCTGTTGCCTCATAGGCCGGAGAGCCGTCAGGTTCCCGACGTACCACTGCCACCCCCCGCGTCGGCGCCGGGAAGGAAGCGAACAAACTGTCCCCGCCGCAACTTGAATTGCCCAATCCCTCATTCAGAAAGGAGCCTCCGATGCCCCGCTCTCATCGTCGCGCGTTCACCCTGATCGAATTATTGGTGGTCATCGCGATCATTGCCATTTTGATCGGACTACTACTCCCCGCGGTCCAGAAAGTCCGTGAGGCCGCCGCGCGGACGACCTGCACGAACAACCTCAAACAGATCGGGCTCGGGACTCACGGCATCCACGACGCCATGAACTCCCTCCCCCCGGCCATCGGTCACTTCCCGGCAGCGGATACCAGTTGGCAGACGGAAGCCCCGCCGGTCTGGATCCTCCCTTACGTCGAGCAGGGGGCTTTGTTCAGTGCGATCCGGGCGCAAGGCGGGATCAACCCGGGGACCGCCGGCGCGACCGACTACAACGGGAACAGCCCGGTCGTCCCAAAGACCTACCTGTGCCCCTCCGACGCGACGTATACCCAGGCCCCCGGGATCAGCGGCAGCACCTTACAGTCCTTCAGCGAGTACGCCGTCAACGGCCATGTGTTCGGCACCGTGACGACGACGGTCAGCGGCGGCCTGCCGGTCTCCTCGAACTTCAGCTGGGTCGGGTACAAGACGTTTTTCAGTGGGTTTCCTGACGGCCTGAGCAACACGATCCTGTGGATCGAAAAAGTCGCCGTCTGCAACAGCGCGGCCAACGGGGCCGGCGGTTCCCGCTGGGCGGCCCGCGGTCAGGGGTCGTGGATGCCGACAATCGGGGATGTGGAGGGCACCGGGAATCACCTCGCCCCGACCCTCAAGCCCCAGGTCGGGGTCTCGTCGCCGACCCAATGCGACTGGTTCCAGCCGTCCAGTAGCCACACGGGCGGTCTCCAGGCGACGTTGGGCGACGGGAGTGTGCGCTTCATCTCCGGCAGCGTCAGCCAGGCGACCTTCAACATGGCCCTGGTGCCCGACGACGGCCTGGTGCTGGGCTCGGACTGGTAACAGATCCCGGTCGCCAGACCGACGGTCGAAACAATAAATTCCAGATCAGAAGGTGCATGCAAAATGACGACTCTTACCCGATTCCGGCGTACCGTCCGACTGGTGCTTATCCTGGTCGGGTCGGTAGGTTTGGCGGGCTGTGGCGCGGCCACGCCGACGACGTATCCGGTGCAAGGCAAGGTGCAGGTCCAGGGCGGCGACGTGACCCGCCTGGCCGGCGGTCACGTCGAGGTCGTTCAGCCCAACGACCTCCGGATCGCGGCTCGGGCGGAAATTCAGGACGACGGGTCGTTCGCCCTGGAGACGATCCACGCCGGGAAGCCCTTGAGTGGGGTCCGCCCGGGGGACTATCAGGTGCGGATCGTCCTCTCCGACGAGGACCGGGGAAGCCGGCGGCGCCGGGGTCAGGTTCTGGCCCCACGATTTACCCAATACAAGACGTCGGGCCTGACGCTCCAGGCCCCGACGGATGGAACTGTCTGCCTCACCGTGTCGACCCGATAGGTCGTTTTACCCGCACACCGATGACAGGGAGTCGAACCCACAATGACCCGATCGCGCGAGTTTGTGGCTGCCGCTGTGCTGACCGCCCTCGCGGTCACATCGTCGGGCCGGGCTCTTGAGCCCGCTGCCCGGCCCGAGGCCGCCGGCGTCGAGTATTTCGAGAAAAAGGTCCGACCGATCCTGGTCGGGCATTGTTACCAATGTCACTCCGCCGACACCAAACCGGCCGGCGGGTTGCGTGTCGACGATCGTAACGGCCTGCTGACCGGCGGCAACACCGGCCCGGCCGTCGTCCCCGGCGACCCGGGTAAGAGCCTGCTGCTGAAACGGACGACTCCGGACAACGCCAAACGGCGGATGCCGCTCCAAGGTCAGCACCTGAACGAGGAGCAGACCGACGTCCTGACGAAGTGGATCAAGGACGGGGCCGCGTGGCCGGCGATCCGTGTCCCCGCCTCGCTCGGCCGGCCGACGCCCGAGTACGAAAAACTGAAAAAAGAACACTGGGCCTGGCAGCCGGTCTCCGCCCCGAAGGTTCCGGCGGTCAAGGAGGACCGTCGGGCCAGGGACGACATCGATCGCTTCCTTTTGGCGAAACTCGACGCGAAGGGATTGAAGCCGGTCGGCGACGCGGACCGGGTGACGCTCATCCGCCGGGTGACGTTCGACCTGACGGGCCTCCCGCCGACGCCGGCCGAGATCGATGCCTTCGTGAACGACCCGAGCCTCAAGGCGTTCGAGGCGGTGGTCGACCGATTACTCGCGAGCCCGGCGTTCGGCGAGCGGTGGGGCCGGCACTGGCTCGATGTCGCCCGGTACGGTGAAAGCACCGGGCCGTCGCGGAACATCCCGTACCCGCACGCCTGGAAGTACCGCGACTACGTCGTCGACGCGGTGAACGCCGACGTCCCGTTCGACCGCTTCGTCCGGGAACAAATCGCCGGCGACCTGTTGGCCAAGGACGTGGCTCGGAAGGCCGGGGAAGAACCCGGGCGCGGGTTCTTGTCCTCCGTCCTCCGCTCGTTGGCCGTGTCTCACGAGCAGGACCGGTTGCTCACCGCCACGGGGTTTCTGGCCCTTGGGGTGAAGGACGTCAATCAGCGGTTCAAAGTGAGATTTGTGATGGACAACGTGGACGAGCAGATCGACACGGTCACCCGGTCCGTCCTCGGCCTGACCGTCAGTTGCGCCCGCTGCCACGACCACAAGTTCGACCCGGTCCCGACGACCGACTACTACGCCCTCGCCGGCATCTTCACCAGCACCGACAATTGCGCCGGACTGCGGAACCAGATGGGCGGCGCGGGGCTCGCGTACTACGTCCCGTCTCAGCTCGTCCGGCTGACATCCTACGTCCCGCCCCCGCCGTCCAATCAGGTCGAGAAACTGAAGACGGAAGTCGCCGAGGCGAAGAAAGCGTGGGACGACATCCGCGGCACCCCCGCGGGGCTGAAGCTGATGCCCAACGGCCGGCCGACGCAGTTTCCTATCCGGATCAAGTACGAGCGGCTCCAGGGAGAACTTAATGCACTCACGGACCCGGCCGCCCGCGGGTACGCCGTCCACGGCGTGAGAGACGCGGAGAAGGTCGCCGACACTGAAGTCCGTATCCGCGGCGAGGCCGAGAAACTCGGCCCGGTCGTCCCCCGCGGCTTCCTGACGGCATTCACGGTCCCGGGTGCATCGAACGTAAATCCGGCTCAGAGCGGCCGGCTCGAACTCGCGAACTGGCTCACGAGCGCAAAGAACCCCCTTACCCCGCGGGTCGCCGCGAACCGCGTCTGGCAGCACCTGTTTGGTACCGGCCTGGTGAGTACGGTGGACAACTTCGGGGTCAACGGTGATACCCCGTCGCACCCCGAGTTGCTCGACCACCTCGCGACCCGGTTCGTCGCCGGCGGTTGGTCGGTGAAGAAACTCGTGCGGGCGGTCGTCCTGACTCGTGCTTACCAACTGAGCCCGGACGCGCCCCCGGCGAACACGGCCGCGGACCCCGGTAACCGTCTTATCTGGCGGCACAGCCCGCGGCGCCTGTCGGCCGAGGAGATCCGCGATGCCACGCTGGCAGCGGCCGGCACCCTCAACGGAACGCGGCCGGCCGAGTCGGTGGCGAAGGAACTCAAGATGATCGAGATGGCGGACAACGGTGCGGTGGCCAAGACGATCAACGAGAAGGCCGACGCCGCCACCTACCGCAGCGTTTACCTGCCGCTCCTCCGTGGCGTCGTGCCGCACGCGCTGGAGGCTTTTGATCCGGTGGAACAGACACTCGTGACCGGTAGCCGCGACGCGACGACGGTCCCGAGTCAGGCCCTTTACCTGCTCAACGGGCCGTTCGTGCGGAAGCAGGCGTTGGCCCTCGCCGAACGTCTGCTGAAAGACCCGGACGCGACGGACGCCGACCGCGTTCGCACCGCGTATCGACTGGCTCTCGGCCGCACGCCGTCCGATCAGGAGATCGATCGGGCGCGGGCGTTCGTGGGCGAGTACGAGTCGGCCGCCCACCACGAGTATGCGAATGCCCCCGCACCGACTCCGCAGGTCGCGAAGGTGGCCCCCGTGAAGAAGAAGCCCGACGATCCGTTGGAAGACCCGGACCAGCTCGACCAGACGGGGGTGGCGACGGCCGATGAGGTCGTCCGTCCGGCCGACGCGAGAACCGCGGCCTGGCTCGCGTTCACCCAGGCGATCCTGGCCGGCGCGGAGTTCCGGTACGTCAAATAATTCTACGACCGCCGGGGCGGGTCGAGAACTCTCGCCCGCTTCCGTCTTCTCGCACCTTAAACAACGGAGTTCCGATGTCTATTGATCCCGCGTTTCGCGTCCCCCGCCCTGTGTCCCGCCGTCAGGCTCTCAAGTCGGTGGGGGCCGGCTTCGGAATGGTCGCCCTGGCGGGCCTCCTCGGCGAGCAGGCTCGCGCTGCCGGGAATGCCGCGGCGAAGCCCCTCGGTTTGAAGGAGCCGCATTTCCCAACGAAGGCGAAACGGCTCATCTTCGTCCACATGAACGGGGCGATGTCCCAGTTCGACACGTTCGAGTACAAGGCAAAGCTCCAGAAAGACGACGGCAAGCCCGGCCCCGGTGGTGGCGTCCTGACCGGGTCGAAGTTCAAATTCCGGCAGTACGGCGATACCGGCGCGTGGTTCTCGGAGCTACTCCCGAACCTGGCCAAGCACGCGGACAAGTTGGCGTGGCTCCGGGGACTCTACACGGACACCCCGGCCCACCCACAGGCCGTCGTCCAGATGCACACGGGTAGTGCGAACGCGGCGCTCACCCGCCCGAGCATGGGGGCGTGGTTGCTTTATGGCCTCGGGACCGAGAACCAGGACTTGCCCGGGTACGTTACCATCAACCCGCCGCCGAACTTCGGCGGGGCGGTGAACTACGGCAGCGCCTTCCTTCCGGCCCACTTCCAGGGCACGCGGATCAACGACCGGGGCTACCTGCCGAACCTGAAGGCCGGGTCGGCGGCCGACCTCCAACGGAAGCAACTCGACTTCATCCAGTCGATGAACCGCGACCTCGCCGGGTCAGCAGGTGCGCCGGAGGCGGTGGATGGAGTGATCGAATCGTTCGAGTTGGCGTTCAAAATGCAGGGCAAAGTTCCCGAATTGCTCGACATCTCGAAGGAACCGAAACAGGTACTCGACGCCTACGGGGTGAAGGACGGCCCGGCCGGGGCGTTCGCCCGGCAGTGCCTCATGGCCCGGCGACTGAGCGAGGCCGGCGTGCGGTTCGTGGAGGTCTGCCAGCCCGGGTGGGACCACCACACCAACCTGCACAAGGGACTGATCGACCGCTGCGGCTCGATCGACCAACCGACCAGTGCCCTCCTCACGGATCTGGAGCAGCGCGGGTTGTTGGACGACACGCTCGTACTGTTCGGCAGCGAGTTCGGCCGCCAGCCGACGTCCCAGGGGGTGGACGGCCGCGACCACAACATCACGGGCTACCCGATGTTCCTGGCCGGGGCGGGCGTCAAGAAAGGCGTCACCCACGGGGCGACCGACGAGTACGGCATTCGGGCCGTCGAGGGGCGGATGCATACCAACGACCTGCACGCGACCCTCCTGGCCCTGATGGGCCTGGACCACGAAAAGTTGACGTACCGCTACGCCGGCCGCGACTTCCGACTGACGGACGTGAAGGGGACCGTAGCGAGGGACATCTTCGCGTAACGCGACTGCAGGCTCCCCACGAGACGGGAGCCCGGGAGACACTGCCTCACCGCCGGTTCGCCGGGTGTCTGAGAGAGCATCCGGCGAGCGACGGTGACATAGCATGTCACGGTTCGGGCCGACGTTGAGGAGCGGCGGTCGGGCGGTGGGGCAGTTTATTGTCTTCCTCAAGATAGGGTGGCGCGACCTGACGGATTCATTGACCACTGCCAAAGGATGCTTGCGCCGCCGGTCACTCGCCAAAGGACCGGCACGGCCAATACTGTAATCCTCAGCAGACCAGGCGGGACGCCGCCTGGTCTTTGTTCGTGAATCGCATTTCAGAAAAGGAGCCGTTGTGAGACTTCGATCCGTGGCATTGCTCGCGGCCATCGCGTGCACCTTTCCGGCCGTCGCCGCCGAGCCCGCGAAGAAGCCCAACATCGTTTTCATCCTGGCCGACGACCTCGGCCGGGCGGACTGCGGCTTCATGGGCGGGACCGAGATCAAGACCCCGAACATCGACAAACTCGCGGCCGCCGGGGCCACGCTCGACGCCTTTTACGTGCAACCGGTCTGCTCGCCCACGCGGGCCGCGTTCCTGACCGGGCGGTATCCGATGCGGCACGGGCTCCAGGTCGGCGTCGTCCGGCCGTGGGCGCAGTACGGCCTCCCGCTCGATGAGCAGATCCTCCCCGAAGGCCTGAAGACGGCCGGCTACAAGACTGCGATCGTCGGCAAATGGCACCTCGGGCACCACGCGCCGGACTACCTGCCGACCCACCGCGGGTTCGACCACCAGTACGGCCATTACAACGGCGCGCTGGATTACTTTACCCACATCCGCGACGGCGGCTTCGACTGGCACCGCGACGATCGGGTAAACCATGACGCGGGGTACAGCACCCACCTGATCGCCAAAGAAGCCGTCAAACAGATCGAAGAGACGGCCGGCAGAGGACCGTTCTTCCTTTACGTCCCATTCAACGCGGTCCACGCCCCGCACCAAGTTCCCGAGAAGTACACCGCCGCCTACCCGGATCTGAAAGGCGAGCGGAGGACGTATGCCGGCATGCTCTCGGCAATGGACGAGGGCGTCGGCCAGATCGTCGCGGCGGTCGAGAAGACCGGCGTGCGGCAAGACACGTTGTTCATATTCAGCAGCGACAACGGCGGCCCGCAGCCGGGGCGCGTGACGGACAACGGGAAATTTCGGGCCGGCAAGGCGACGCTGTACGAAGGCGGCGTCCGCGTCGCGGCTTGTGTGACGTGGGACGGCAAGATCAAAGCCGGTTCGGTCGTAACCGAACCGCTCCACGCGGTCGACTTGTACCCAACCCTTCTCAACCTCACAGGTGCGACCGTCGCCCAGAAGCTACCGCTCGACGGGAAGGATTTTTGGCCGACGATTGTAGAGGGGAAGCCCACCCCGCACGCCGACATCCTGCTGAACACCACGCCCAATAGCGGCGCGATCCGGGCCGGCGACTGGAAACTGGTCGTCACCCGCGGGGCGGACGATCCCGATAACCCGACGGCAACCGGGGGCAAAGAGCGGATCGAATTGTTCAATCTGAAGGACGATCCCTACGAGAAGGCCACCCTCGCGACCAAGAACCCGGAGAAGGTGAAAGACCTCCACGGGCGGCTCGACGGGTACGCGAAACAAGCGGTGGCCCCGAAGGCCAAGCCGAAGCCGAAGGATTTCGTGACACCCAAAGTCTGGGGGGAAAAGGATTGAGCAAAGGGGCCGTCACGGTTGCCCCCACTGGTTGGCTTGGACAGGTCTCTGCCGGGCGGTTACGATATTCTCAAATCCCGCCTCCCGCAGAGAACCGTCGTGATTTGCTCACGCTCATGGCTACTCGGCGTCGGCTTATTCTTATTCTGCCTGACCGCCCGAGCCGCCGACCCGCCCGCCACACCTTCAACTCAGTCTGCCTGCCCGGAATGCCTCGTCCGCGATCCGTTCTTCGCGGACGAAGTCTGGGCGAAGGTGGGCGAGCGTACCTGCTTGAACTGCCACAACCCGACCGGCGACGCATCCGCCAGCGCGTTCCTCCTGGCAGATGCGGCCCGTAATGCCGAAGCGCTGGAGCGGAATCGCAAGGCCTTCATCGAGATGGTCGCGAAAAAGGACGGAGTGTCACGCCTACTGGCGAAAGCATCCGGCAGCGTGAAGCACGGCGGCGGGGTCGTCCTCAAACCCGGCACAACCGGCTACCGCATATTGGAAAAGTTCGTGGGCCGGGTGGGCGGCGCGGACAAGTCAGTCGTCGAGCCGCCGGGCTTCGTCCCCGGGCCGTACTTCACGGGCGTGGCCATGGCCACGCCGCAGCGCCTGCTTCGGCGATTCACCCTCTCCCTGGCAGGTCGGCTTCCGACTACGAAGGAGCGGGAAGCCGTTGAACAGCATGGGATGGACGCGATTGGACCGATCCTTGATGGGGTCATGAAGGAGGACGCTTTCTACGACCGCCTGAAGGAAGGGTTCAACGACATCTTCCTGACACTTGGCTACCCCGGGAACGCGGACGACGCCCTTTCCTACGAGCATTTCGAGAAGACCCGCCACTGGTACGACAAGTACGACCTGAGCCACATTCCCGAGAAGGACCGACAGAAAGCCGGCTGGGCTCTCGCCGCCACTTACCGTAAGGCGCTCCTGCGCGAACCGCTCGAACTGGTGGCCCACCTCGTGCGGGACGATCTGCCGTTCACCGGCGTCGTGACCGCGGATTACATCATGGTGTCGCCGTATACGGCCCGGGGGTATGCGGTTTTCGAGGAGAACAAGAGCAAGTTCAAAAACCCGGACGACCCGTTCGAATACATTCCGGCGAAGATCAAGGCGCTCAAGGACCGGGGCGGCAAGGTCCAACCGTCCGCGACCGGGTTCTACCCTCACGCCGGCATCCTGACCACCTTCCAATACCTCCGCCGGTATCCCACGACTGTCACGAACCGGAACCGGCTCCGCGCCCGAATGTACTACCAGCACTTCCTCGGCGTGGACGTGATGGCTCTCGCCCCGCGGGTAGGCGATGCGGCCGCCGTGAGCAAAAAGTACAAGGTGCCGACGATGGAGGCGGCCGAGTGCGTCGTCTGCCACAAGACGGTCGATCCCGTCGCCGGGCTCTTCCGTGATTACTTCAACGAGGAAGGGCACTACGGGCCGCGCAAGGAGGGCTGGTTCATCGACATGTTCGGCCCCGGCCTGGAAGGGACCGACCTGCCGAGTGCGGACGGCTCGCGGGCTCTCCAGTGGCTCGGGGCGGCGACGGCCAAAGACCCGCGGTTCGCCGTGGCGATGGTGGAACACGTTTACACCATCCTGATGGGCCGCCGATCGCTGCTCGCCCCGCAGGACATCGACGACCCGTTGTTCACCCCGAAGCGGCGGGCTTACATCGAACAGCGGAAGGCCATCCACGAGATCGCGGAACAGTTCGCCAAAGCGAATTTCAACCTGAAGGTCGTGTTCAAATCCCTGATTGCTTCCCCGTTCTACCGGGCCGACGGTCTGACCGAAGTAGCCACTCATCCAAACCGCCGGGCGGAACTCGATGACATCGGGCTGGTTCACATGCTCACGCCGGAACAATTGGAGCGAAAGATTGGGGCCGTGTTTGGTAAGCGGTGGGGCCGCCTCGCGGACGACGGGGACAACCGCTTCGCCCTCCTGTATGGCGGGATCGACTCGAAGGAGGTCACCCAACGGGCGACCGACCCGAGCGGGGCTATGGGGGCGATCCAACGAATCATGGCCAACGACGTGGCGTGCCGGAACGTCGCCGCCGACTTCGAGCGGCCGGCGGGTCAGAGGCGTCTTTTCCCTGGGATCGAACCAACCGTTACTCCCGACGGTTCGCCCGAAACGGAGAAGCGGATTCGGGCCGCGATCGTGCATTTGCACGGACAAATCCTCGGCCGCACCCTCCCGGCGGACCACGCGGACGTGACCCGGGCTTACGAACTGTTCGCGGGCATCGTGACCGAGGCCCGTGGGAAGAAAGGGTTGAACCAACGGGAAAACTATTTCTGTCAGGTTGAGTCGGAAAAGCGGGCGACGGAAGACCCGCACTACACGATCCGCGCGTGGCGGGCCGTAGTCACGTATCTGCTCCGCCAGGACGATTTCCTCTACGAGTGAGCCATGGACCGTCGCCAATTCGTGCGCCTCTGCGGGTCGGCCGGCCTCGGGCTCGCCGTCCCGACCGGACTGCCCGCCGCGGCCGACAAGGCCAGCAGCGAACCGCAACCCTACAAGGGACCGTACTACGTCGTCTTCAACGCGT
This is a stretch of genomic DNA from Fimbriiglobus ruber. It encodes these proteins:
- a CDS encoding DUF1559 domain-containing protein, giving the protein MPRLPRLPRLRRCAFTLIELLVVIAIIAILIGLLLPAVQKVREAASRLKCQNNLKQLGLAFHNYENTNGYFHSSENRQINTGDPTPTQLSWLCWLLPYIEQGNIHLNLNYFSGWNNDPNNTPLGAIPIKIDICPSSSPEVRVGVYNNGAGNNFAYGDYVPVEKVDPAAPGAQVTYVAGSRAQGFGILSNINRSAAGAATYVEGIYTRKITEITDGTSATILLVEDAGRPQLYHAGKLAGDPSTTPTGGGAWIRPSASEISSFTGSSYDGTTVPGPCAINCTNDNLPYSLHTGGINLLFCDGSVKFVSNSITVQTFAALITFSGGEILGDF
- a CDS encoding DUF1559 domain-containing protein, yielding MPRSHRRAFTLIELLVVIAIIAILIGLLLPAVQKVREAAARTTCTNNLKQIGLGTHGIHDAMNSLPPAIGHFPAADTSWQTEAPPVWILPYVEQGALFSAIRAQGGINPGTAGATDYNGNSPVVPKTYLCPSDATYTQAPGISGSTLQSFSEYAVNGHVFGTVTTTVSGGLPVSSNFSWVGYKTFFSGFPDGLSNTILWIEKVAVCNSAANGAGGSRWAARGQGSWMPTIGDVEGTGNHLAPTLKPQVGVSSPTQCDWFQPSSSHTGGLQATLGDGSVRFISGSVSQATFNMALVPDDGLVLGSDW
- a CDS encoding PSD1 and planctomycete cytochrome C domain-containing protein; translated protein: MTRSREFVAAAVLTALAVTSSGRALEPAARPEAAGVEYFEKKVRPILVGHCYQCHSADTKPAGGLRVDDRNGLLTGGNTGPAVVPGDPGKSLLLKRTTPDNAKRRMPLQGQHLNEEQTDVLTKWIKDGAAWPAIRVPASLGRPTPEYEKLKKEHWAWQPVSAPKVPAVKEDRRARDDIDRFLLAKLDAKGLKPVGDADRVTLIRRVTFDLTGLPPTPAEIDAFVNDPSLKAFEAVVDRLLASPAFGERWGRHWLDVARYGESTGPSRNIPYPHAWKYRDYVVDAVNADVPFDRFVREQIAGDLLAKDVARKAGEEPGRGFLSSVLRSLAVSHEQDRLLTATGFLALGVKDVNQRFKVRFVMDNVDEQIDTVTRSVLGLTVSCARCHDHKFDPVPTTDYYALAGIFTSTDNCAGLRNQMGGAGLAYYVPSQLVRLTSYVPPPPSNQVEKLKTEVAEAKKAWDDIRGTPAGLKLMPNGRPTQFPIRIKYERLQGELNALTDPAARGYAVHGVRDAEKVADTEVRIRGEAEKLGPVVPRGFLTAFTVPGASNVNPAQSGRLELANWLTSAKNPLTPRVAANRVWQHLFGTGLVSTVDNFGVNGDTPSHPELLDHLATRFVAGGWSVKKLVRAVVLTRAYQLSPDAPPANTAADPGNRLIWRHSPRRLSAEEIRDATLAAAGTLNGTRPAESVAKELKMIEMADNGAVAKTINEKADAATYRSVYLPLLRGVVPHALEAFDPVEQTLVTGSRDATTVPSQALYLLNGPFVRKQALALAERLLKDPDATDADRVRTAYRLALGRTPSDQEIDRARAFVGEYESAAHHEYANAPAPTPQVAKVAPVKKKPDDPLEDPDQLDQTGVATADEVVRPADARTAAWLAFTQAILAGAEFRYVK
- a CDS encoding DUF1501 domain-containing protein, with protein sequence MSIDPAFRVPRPVSRRQALKSVGAGFGMVALAGLLGEQARAAGNAAAKPLGLKEPHFPTKAKRLIFVHMNGAMSQFDTFEYKAKLQKDDGKPGPGGGVLTGSKFKFRQYGDTGAWFSELLPNLAKHADKLAWLRGLYTDTPAHPQAVVQMHTGSANAALTRPSMGAWLLYGLGTENQDLPGYVTINPPPNFGGAVNYGSAFLPAHFQGTRINDRGYLPNLKAGSAADLQRKQLDFIQSMNRDLAGSAGAPEAVDGVIESFELAFKMQGKVPELLDISKEPKQVLDAYGVKDGPAGAFARQCLMARRLSEAGVRFVEVCQPGWDHHTNLHKGLIDRCGSIDQPTSALLTDLEQRGLLDDTLVLFGSEFGRQPTSQGVDGRDHNITGYPMFLAGAGVKKGVTHGATDEYGIRAVEGRMHTNDLHATLLALMGLDHEKLTYRYAGRDFRLTDVKGTVARDIFA
- a CDS encoding arylsulfatase B, which translates into the protein MRLRSVALLAAIACTFPAVAAEPAKKPNIVFILADDLGRADCGFMGGTEIKTPNIDKLAAAGATLDAFYVQPVCSPTRAAFLTGRYPMRHGLQVGVVRPWAQYGLPLDEQILPEGLKTAGYKTAIVGKWHLGHHAPDYLPTHRGFDHQYGHYNGALDYFTHIRDGGFDWHRDDRVNHDAGYSTHLIAKEAVKQIEETAGRGPFFLYVPFNAVHAPHQVPEKYTAAYPDLKGERRTYAGMLSAMDEGVGQIVAAVEKTGVRQDTLFIFSSDNGGPQPGRVTDNGKFRAGKATLYEGGVRVAACVTWDGKIKAGSVVTEPLHAVDLYPTLLNLTGATVAQKLPLDGKDFWPTIVEGKPTPHADILLNTTPNSGAIRAGDWKLVVTRGADDPDNPTATGGKERIELFNLKDDPYEKATLATKNPEKVKDLHGRLDGYAKQAVAPKAKPKPKDFVTPKVWGEKD